Proteins encoded within one genomic window of Streptomyces rubradiris:
- a CDS encoding dienelactone hydrolase family protein — protein sequence MNIMLFHSTYGLRPAVREAADRLRAAGHEVWTPDLFEGRTFDTVEAGMEFNEGIGKEELLKRAVLAAAPYSERGLVYAGFSLGASVAQTLALGDEKARGLLLLHGTSDIAPNAHVDELPVQLHVAEPDPFEPDDWLSAWYLQMGRTGADVEVYRYAGAGHLYTDPGLPDYDAEAAEATWRVALGFLGSLG from the coding sequence GGCCCGCGGTGCGCGAGGCCGCGGACCGGCTGCGCGCGGCGGGCCACGAGGTGTGGACGCCGGACCTCTTCGAGGGGCGCACGTTCGACACCGTCGAGGCGGGCATGGAGTTCAACGAGGGGATCGGCAAGGAGGAACTGCTGAAGCGGGCCGTGCTGGCGGCGGCGCCCTACTCCGAACGCGGGCTGGTGTACGCCGGGTTCTCGCTCGGCGCCTCCGTCGCCCAGACCCTCGCCCTCGGCGACGAGAAGGCACGCGGGCTGCTGCTCCTGCACGGCACCTCCGACATCGCGCCGAACGCGCACGTGGACGAGCTGCCGGTGCAGCTGCACGTGGCCGAACCCGACCCGTTCGAGCCGGACGACTGGCTGAGCGCCTGGTATCTGCAGATGGGCCGCACCGGCGCCGACGTGGAGGTCTACCGGTACGCCGGGGCCGGCCACCTCTACACCGACCCCGGGCTGCCGGACTACGACGCGGAGGCCGCCGAGGCCACCTGGCGGGTGGCGCTCGGCTTCCTCGGCTCGCTCGGGTGA